One region of Wyeomyia smithii strain HCP4-BCI-WySm-NY-G18 chromosome 3, ASM2978416v1, whole genome shotgun sequence genomic DNA includes:
- the LOC129728976 gene encoding WD repeat-containing protein on Y chromosome, whose amino-acid sequence MDSSTLISPIEIFSSPQQLHRYLTRENIESLHNLFIKRKQLLPDELRWELFDLTGVQFSDEDFSTLFMKINTNRDPFCQWDELISYLILGFQNDDPLAVQESLDLPISSDLSLKLGRQTYPVIKIEYSPTVSYDGTINWSQGCWITSSREAVITFWKRDWKHEKTGKAFSVDLKRAKTMILDTAVLPDQNLFCVACLECELRFYDIIASGFTLKTIVNRIPHAINAMHYHFASATRSKLVVGDYSGFLRIIEFYPENKEPFKFDAASTITRVCLRDLITGSFPQMVCRDFGRLLPDIVRQVEFVAPINTIIACSENDPLVPHHLRNKLQKSLIIQHCYKLDKKLEFMVPKGVSCFAFNYLKDLLVTGGPDGHLRLWDSRRPEKPTVTLPGHNTGINFLFFQDDAQKIYSLDQNKIVKIWDVLNRTLIQTYSHFASNLYKTIPACAYYSDLNRELLVGANKVLAATCCPKIPLEVTDGESHTQPIAVLLYNPLFKVVVSCGLDSFIIVWDHTVNRKLTVIPHAHTRLENGLLVNVQITTACFDPKLQLLLTGARDGSLKVWNFNSGSLMSSMSIQQDCEVTAVFWEPTSVLAMGWNHVVCEFPVGHLGMDFPSSVEWQRLHFDDILGAAVTHKEPKTMATCSYAGEIIFWKLETGQPYRKFDAAKPKLKIPVHFQRKKRAPPKRRQTKMSIFLPQQHWRQRRLSQIILPVTAEELRQLTIHCLLFLETRPTHPDYGTLLASLDTGIIQVYSHHVDGGFLGYFKTIHMAGDRVISMTTDAENRFLFTGSYLGYIKIWLIQNYYIPAKDHVTINHAALRLQFSFLMDDVVSGRAKRSVASQPEPWLLSSYQGHRNCISALIYVEAMKILLSGSSDRTIRMWSLGGRYIGLLGSPVKWDTIDPDTAVPTDYSFRVPPDLQREVSFTTTQVLKGGKRIIQVESHILQEAGERKRTEAIQTYGKPLEDPIGKRECLPFGPKLDYSLSITPIFEHLNIHNITKLDSVDRSGRVLAKVKGLDFSHDGDRIDTYHEAEQTDNAFHEQVYLK is encoded by the exons atggatTCTTCAACATTAATCAgcccaattgaaattttttcaagTCCCCAGCAATTGCACCGGTATCTTACGCGCGAAAATATCGAAAGTCTGCACAACCTGTTCATCAAACGTAAACAGCTGCTTCCGGATGAGCTTCGGTGGGAATTGTTCGACCTTACCGGTGTACAATTCAGCGATGAGGATTTCAGTACGTTATTTATGAAAATCAACACCAACCGAGATCCGTTTTGCCAGTGGGATGAGCTGATCAGTTACCTTATACTCGGGTTCCAAAATGACGATCCATTGGCGGTACAAGAGTCGTTAGATCTACCGATTTCGTCCGATTTAAGCCTGAAACTTGGACGTCAAACCTATCCGGTAATCAAGATCGAATACAGCCCAACGGTTTCGTAT GATGGTACAATCAATTGGTCACAAGGCTGCTGGATAACGTCTTCCCGTGAGGCGGTTATCACTTTTTGGAAGCGAGATTGGAAGCATGAAAAAACGGGAAAGGCATTCAGTG tcGACCTGAAACGGGCAAAAACGATGATCCTGGATACGGCCGTTTTACCGGACCAAAACTTGTTCTGCGTGGCATGTTTGGAATGTGAACTGCGCTTTTACGACATTATCGCGTCAGGATTCACTCTTAAAACGATTGTCAATAGAATACCGCATGCAATCAACGCCATGCACTATCATTTTGCGTCTGCTACTCGGAGCAAACTGGTTGTGGGCGACTATAGCGGATTCCTGCGGATAATAGAGTTCTATCCGGAAAacaaggaaccattcaaattcGATGCCGCTTCTACCATCACACGAGTGTGTTTACGAGATCTTATTACTGGGTCATTCCCACAAATGGTGTGCAGAGATTTTGGTCGCTTGCTACCGGACATTGTACGACAGGTCGAGTTTGTTGCTCCGATCAATACCATTATTGCATGTTCGGAAAATGACCCTCTCGTTCCTCACCATCTTCGGAATAAATTGCAAAAGTCATTAATAATTCAGCATTGTTACAAGCTTGACAAGAAGCTAGAATTCATGGTTCCCAAAGGAGTTTCTTGCTTCGCCTTTAATTACTTAAAAGATCTGCTGGTGACTGGTGGCCCGGATGGTCATTTGAGACTGTGGGATAGTCGACGCCCAGAGAAGCCAACAGTTACTCTGCCTGGACATAACACTGGaataaactttttattttttcaagatgATGCTCAAAAAATATACAGTTTGGATCAGAataaaatagtgaaaatttGGGATGTTCTCAACCGAACACTGATACAGACGTATAGTCACTTCGCGTCAAATCTATATAAGACGATTCCGGCATGTGCATACTACAGCGATCTAAATCGGGAACTACTTGTCGGGGCCAATAAGGTACTGGCCGCAACTTGCTGTCCTAAGATTCCGCTAGAGGTTACCGACGGTGAAAGCCACACGCAGCCGATCGCGGTGCTTTTGTATAATCCTCTGTTCAAAGTTGTGGTAAGCTGTGGCTTAGATAGCTTCATTATAGTCTGGGATCACACCGTAAACCGTAAGCTAACAGTTATACCACATGCCCACACTCGACTGGAAAATGGATTACTGGTAAATGTACAAATAACCACTGCATGTTTTGACCCCAAACTTCAGCTATTGCTCACCGGTGCCCGAGATGGATCCTTGAAAGTGTGGAATTTCAACAGCGGCTCCCTCATGAGCTCAATGAGCATTCAACAGGACTGCGAGGTGACAGCTGTGTTTTGGGAACCGACCAGCGTTCTAGCAATGGGTTGGAACCATGTTGTGTGCGAATTTCCCGTTGGTCATTTGGGAATGGATTTCCCCAGCAGTGTCGAGTGGCAAAGGCTTCATTTCGATGACATCCTTGGCGCTGCGGTAACTCACAAAGAACCCAAAACGATGGCAACATGTAGCTACGCGGGTGAAATAATTTTCTGGAAACTGGAAACCGGACAACCATATCGTAAATTTGATGCCGCTAAACCAAAGCTTAAAATTCCCGTTCATTTCCAGCGAAAGAAACGCGCACCGCCGAAACGGAGACAGACAAAAATGTCGATCTTCCTGCCACAGCAACACTGGCGGCAGCGAAGATTATCTCAAATTATCTTACCAGTAACCGCGGAAGAGTTAAGACAGCTGACAATTCACTGCTTACTTTTCCTGGAAACCCGTCCAACGCATCCGGACTACGGAACACTGCTTGCAAGTTTAgatactggaatcatccaagtGTATTCTCATCATGTGGATGGTGGTTTTCTCggttatttcaaaacaattcacATGGCAGGTGACCGGGTAATTTCTATGACAACGGATGCAGAAAATCGATTTCTTTTTACGGGATCCTACCTTGGCTATATCAAAATATGGCTTATACAAAATTATTA CATTCCAGCAAAGGATCATGTTACAATCAATCATGCAGCATTGCGTTTACAGTTTTCTTTTCTAATGGATGATGTTGTATCAGGTCGCGCGAAACGCTCGGTAGCATCTCAACCAGAACCCTGGTTGTTGAGTTCATATCAAGGTCACAGAAATTGCATCTCCGCTTTGATCTACGTAGAAGCTATGAAAATACTTTTATC AGGCAGCAGCGACCGAACAATCCGCATGTGGTCACTTGGTGGTCGATACATAGGTCTCCTCGGTAGCCCCGTCAAATGGGATACCATCGATCCGGACACCGCTGTACCAACGGATTACTCATTCCGAGTTCCACCGGACCTTCAGCGGGAAGTTAGTTTTACCACAACGCAAGTATTGAAAGGTGGAAAACGTATCATTCAAGTGGAAAGCCACATTCTACAAGAAGCCGGCGAGCGGAAACGCACTGAAGCGATACAAACGTACGGGAAACCACTTGAGGACCCCATCGGGAAGCGAGAGTGCTTGCCTTTCGGTCCCAAATTGGATTACTCACTCTCGATTACTCCAATATTCGAGCATTTGAACATTCACAACATTACCAAACTGGATTCTGTGGATAGAAGCGGAAGGGTTTTAGCAAAAGTGAAGGGTTTGGATTTCTCCCATGACGGTGACAGAATTGATACCTATCATGAGGCTGAACAGACTGACAATGCATTCCACGAGCAAGTTTATTTAAAGTAG